In the genome of Macrobrachium nipponense isolate FS-2020 chromosome 42, ASM1510439v2, whole genome shotgun sequence, one region contains:
- the LOC135213362 gene encoding hemicentin-1-like yields the protein MWEGREMVGTVGPLQENQLTELTCRSVGGSPAPSLTWWNEGRELPLLLSHSSWDPVTGSSVVEASLSVTAKRELQGGSLTCYAHTPAHLNASEGAIIPPRSASVSLNITLSPVEVRILEPDPIVAMSGSTVSVVCRALGSHPPADLSWWKDRKSLEPHVTHAIQDGGNITTATLTVAVTGADDGTTVTCTGVNPALSREEEPLSDRRKLTVFYEPIVELTLGRPLEADNIKEEDDVYFECHVKSNPKSHRIEWYHNGEEIGQRVRAGVVLSRQSLVLRGVVRSHSGSYTCVATNAHGRSVSNTFLLTVQHAPICAGSAGRETLGAARGTVVKARCTVEAEPSSNLVWSWVRKRTDGSEEILSSDKYIIEGLTSTLTVVPERREDYGRLLCRATNNVGRQKEPCTVNLVPAGPPDIPTNCSATHVNPDALKPAIAVACLEGFDGGLPQNFLLEVWQDGLVLANISSEYPEWVVSGMESGKGVILNIVGHNIRGRSDPVTMKVQTSSAQHTAAPVQESAIEVSPGIGAALGVVGVILVLLLSVIVIIRRSYTCPRKPVGGKTPASSSPTEGLDLDVVQSIKHLDVVSCVQEEHPKEELLDPMFVYSTHIYPPGDREGTDENHASTDEDIGNVVLLTGKVQRHLSKSPRQRRLYDTNRQRMNLSHDQSEDSGVSESESDNEMEMAGAEERPSLSCSIGESDLPCIALPIDRVVRSPEKASSLEDSGYKHSSSFIDTTTTCLSMKLLYETPEDGHRNSRISHEGVPLTIPLREMPEDLSSQETHFQLSKRGPPAQGEIPSPVEVICLAVSPTKVSPVTNKGQMPPKTKSVHPLPQGETILKSEHPKRDPSRILSLNRIETGMPVTLCKADNGELLLLPRKPDYEGTGIQLITTPVYTITTLPKALGKREKASQKKRPSQKLPTAISTNKSLGAKQVSRRDYTPSAHPDVCRRESSV from the exons ATGTGGGAAGGCCGAGAGATGGTGGGGACAGTAGGACCCCTGCAGGAGAACCAACTGACGGAGCTGACCTGTAGGAGCGTGGGAGGGAGTCCTGCGCCTTCTCTCACCTGGTGGAATGAAGGAAGGGAGCTCCCCCTCCTGCTCTCTCATTCCTCTTGGGATCCTGTGACAG GATCGAGTGTAGTCGAAGCCTCGCTGTCAGTCACAGCCAAAAGGGAACTCCAGGGTGGATCTTTAACTTGCTACGCCCACACGCCCGCACACCTCAACGCCTCGGAGGGTGCCATAATTCCCCCACGGAGTGCCTCTGTGTCACTCAATATCACAC TCTCCCCAGTCGAAGTCAGGATACTGGAACCAGATCCTATCGTAGCAATGTCGGGGTCTACGGTAAGCGTCGTGTGTCGCGCATTAGGATCTCATCCTCCGGCGGACCTCTCTTGGTGGAAGGATAGAAAGTCCTTGGAACCCCACGTCACTCACGCC ATACAAGACGGCGGCAACATCACGACAGCCACTTTGACCGTCGCTGTGACGGGAGCAGACGACGGGACGACTGTCACCTGCACAGGTGTGAATCCCGCCCTCTCCAGAGAGGAGGAGCCTCTGTCAGACAGGAGAAAGCTCACTGTCTTCT ACGAGCCCATCGTGGAGCTCACCCTCGGGAGACCTCTGGAGGCCGACAACatcaaggaggaggacgacgTCTACTTCGAGTGCCACGTCAAATCGAACCCCAAGTCTCACCGCATCGAGTGGTACCATAAT GGTGAGGAAATCGGGCAGAGGGTGAGGGCGGGAGTCGTCCTCAGCAGACAGTCGCTCGTCCTCAGGGGCGTCGTCAGGAGCCACTCGGGATCTTACACCTGCGTCGCCACCAACGCCCACGGCCGTTCCGTCAGCAACACCTTTTTGCTGACAGTCCAAC ATGCCCCCATATGTGCAGGGTCAGCAGGTCGAGAGACCCTAGGGGCAGCTCGAGGGACAGTGGTGAAGGCCAGGTGCACAGTGGAGGCCGAGCCTTCTTCCAACTTGGTCTGGTCCTGGGTGCGGAAGAGGACTGACGGCAGCGAGGAGATCCTGTCCTCGGACAAGTACATCATCGAGGGACTGACGTCGACCCTGACGGTCGTGCCTGAGAGGAGGGAAGACTATGGTCGACTGCTCTGCAGGGCAACGAATAACGTCGGCCGTCAGAAGGAGCCATGTACTGTCAACCTAGTCCCAGCCGGCCCACCTGATATACCCACCAATTGCTCGGCCACACATGTCAACCCTGATGCTCTTAAACCAGCCATTGCTGTGGCCTGCTTGGAGGGATTTGATGGAGGGCTGCCTCAGAATTTCCTGCTGGAAGTGTGGCAAGATGGTCTGGTTCTTGCAAATATTAGTAG TGAGTATCCCGAGTGGGTGGTCAGTGGCATGGAGTCCGGGAAAGGGGTCATTCTGAACATCGTGGGTCATAACATTCGAGGCCGAAGTGACCCTGTCACCATGAAGGTTCAGACTAGCAGTGCCCAACATACAGCAGCTCCAG TACAAGAATCAGCCATAGAGGTTTCTCCAGGCATCGGTGCTGCCTTGGGAGTTGTGGGGGTGATTCTGGTGCTGCTTTTGTCTGTGATAGTCATCATTAGAAGGTCCTACACTTGTCCCAGGAAACCAGTTGGTGGGAAGACACCGGCTTCCTCCTCCCCTACTGAAGGATTAGACCTTGATGTTGTACAGTCTATAAAACACTTGGACGTTGTCTCGTGTGTCCAGGAGGAACACCCTAAAGAGGAACTACTAGATCCAATGTTTGTTTACTCCACGCACATCTACCCTCCTGGTGACAGAGAGGGGACAGATGAAAATCATGCATCTACCGATGAAGATATTGGAAATGTAGTTCTTCTGACTGGCAAGGTACAAAGACATTTGTCAAAGTCACCTCGGCAACGTCGACTGTATGACACAAATAGACAA AGGATGAACCTATCCCATGATCAAAGTGAAGACTCAGGAGTGTCTGAATCAGAATCTGACAATGAAATGGAAATGGCTGGAGCAGAGGAGAGGCCATCTTTATCCTGTTCCATAGGTGAATCAGATCTACCTTGCATTGCCTTGCCTATAGACAGAGTTGTGAGATCACCAGAAAAGGCGTCATCTCTGGAAGACTCAGGATACAAGCATTCTTCCTCCTTCATAGATACGACCACGACTTGCTTGTCTATGAAACTCTTATATGAGACTCCTGAAGATGGTCATCGTAATTCAAGGATATCACATGAAGGCGTTCCCTTAACCATTCCTTTGAGGGAGATGCCAGAGGACCTTTCTTCCCAAGAAACACACTTTCAATTAAGCAAGAGAGGGCCACCTGCTCAGGGAGAAATTCCATCCCCAGTTGAGGTAATCTGCCTCGCTGTTTCGCCAACAAAGGTCAGTCCAGTCACTAACAAAGGCCAGATGCCTCCAAAAACGAAGAGTGTGCATCCCTTACCACAGGGTGAAACAATACTGAAGTCAGAGCATCCAAAAAGAGATCCATCAAGAATTCTTAGCTTAAACAGGATTGAAACCGGAATGCCAGTCACTTTGTGCAAGGCAGACAATGGAGAACTTCTTTTACTGCCTAGAAAACCTGACTACGAAGGAACTGGGATACAGTTGATTACAACTCCAGTTTACACAATAACAACTCTACCAAAAGctttaggaaagagagagaaagccagcCAAAAGAAAAGACCTAGCCAGAAGTTGCCTACAGCCATATCCACTAATAAAAGTCTTGGTGCAAAACAAGTTAGTCGTAGGGATTATACTCCTTCTGCACATCCTGATGTCTGCCGGAGAGAAAGCTCAGTGTAG